In Cicer arietinum cultivar CDC Frontier isolate Library 1 chromosome 7, Cicar.CDCFrontier_v2.0, whole genome shotgun sequence, a single window of DNA contains:
- the LOC101506147 gene encoding uncharacterized protein yields MENNENVIDYFNRVQTITNQMKANREVITEVVITGKIMRILTQIRSNSDEYRSKKVQRDDGEAQLAQEDSSDSYEVLLMASTSMEDDCLGLWYLDTWCSNHMIGHKDWFVIIDEKNNLLSLRRLLEKGYSMNMENGQMKMFDNAKRLILKAPLSKNIIFNIEIQINENQCLAAEIRRED; encoded by the exons ATGGAGAATAATGAGAATGTGATTGACTATTTCAATCGAGTGCAGACAATCACTAATCAGATGAAAGCCAATAGAGAAGTGATTACTGAGGTGGTGATCACTGGAAAGATTATGAGGATACTAACACAAATACGATCAAATAGTg ATGAATACAGATCCAAGAAAGTACAAAGAGATGATGGTGAAGCTCAACTGGCCCAAGAAGACAGTTCTGACTCATATGAAGTGTTACTAATGGCTTCTACAAGCATGGAGGATGACTGTCTAGGATTGTGGTATCTTGACACATGGTGCTCAAATCACATGATTGGTCATAAAGATTGGTTTGTAATTATTGATGAGAAA AACAATTTGCTAAGTCTTAGACGATTGCTGGAGAAAGGATACTCTATGAATATGGAGAATGGACAAATGAAGATGTTTGATAATGCAAAAAGGCTTATCTTGAAGGCACCATTGTCCAAGAACATAATCTTCAATATTGAGATACAAATCAATGAAAATCAGTGTCTTGCTGCAGAAATCAGGAGGGAAGACTAG